A genomic stretch from Kogia breviceps isolate mKogBre1 chromosome 1, mKogBre1 haplotype 1, whole genome shotgun sequence includes:
- the LOC131741362 gene encoding PRAME family member 8-like yields the protein MSLLRDEASTITALEDLPMELFPPLFMEAFYGSRSETLKALVRAWPFVRLPLGDLMKTPHLGTLQAVLAGLDILIAQKDRPRRCKLRVLDLRHTGQDFWRMWSGDGAHGYSSTLMAPVAEDRSRAEQSLAPVVVFIELHLKERTLDGFLTYLIRWVEQRKASVHLCCKKLKIISMPMENIMKVLSMVQLDCIQEVQVNCTWHVSSLAVFAPLLGQMGNVQRLLLSHIHVSALEEQEEQHVDQITSQFLRLHHLQGLRMESPAFLEGCLDQMLRCLMAPLDSLAITHCLLSDSDLSHLSQCPNMSQLKGLDLSGVSLTYSSPELLPVLLEKVAATLQELYLEQCGIMDSHLETMLQSLSRCSQLMFFSLRGNLLSMAIMERLLQHTSGMPSLSQELGKAMALGPLSPEWNSAKRRLFHHCQSSDFGSELVLLKGGETE from the exons ATGAGCCTGCTGAGGGATGAGGCCTCGACCATCACGGCTCTGGAGGATCTGCCCATGGAGCTCTTCCCCCCACTGTTCATGGAGGCTTTCTATGGGAGTCGCAGCGAGACCCTGAAGGCCCTGGTGCGAGCCTGGCCCTTTGTCCGCCTGCCTCTCGGGGACCTGATGAAGACACCTCATCTGGGAACCTTACAAGCAGTGCTGGCTGGGCTTGATATCCTGATTGCCCAGAAGGATCGCCCCAG GAGGTGCAAACTGCGGGTGCTGGATTTAAGGCATACTGGACAAGACTTCTGGAGAATGTGGTCTGGAGATGGGGCCCATGGGTACTCAAGCACTCTGATGGCACCAGTGGCTGAGGATAGGTCAAGGGCAGAGCAGTCCTTGGCTCCTGTGGTGGTGTTCATAGAACTTCACCTCAAAGAAAGGACCCTGGATGGATTCCTCACCTACCTCATCAGGTGGGTGGAGCAGAGAAAAGCTTCCGTACACCTGTGCTGTAAGAAGCTGAAGATCATTTCAATGCCCATGGAAAATATTATGAAGGTCCTGAGTATGGTGCAGCTGGACTGTATCCAGGAGGTGCAAGTGAACTGCACCTGGCATGTGTCCAGCCTGGCCGTGTTTGCTCCTCTCCTGGGCCAGATGGGTAATGTGCAGAGACTCCTGCTCTCCCACATCCACGTCTCTGCACTTGAGGAACAGGAGGAGCAGCACGTCGACCAAATTACCTCTCAGTTCCTCAGGCTACACCACCTCCAGGGTCTCCGTATGGAATCTCCCGCCTTCCTCGAAGGATGCCTGGACCAGATGCTCAG GTGCCTGATGGCCCCCTTGGACAGCCTTGCAATAACTCACTGCCTCCTTTCGGATTCAGACTTGAGCCATCTGTCCCAGTGTCCGAACATGAGTCAGCTAAAGGGCCTGGATCTGAGTGGCGTCTCCCTGACCTACTCTAGTCCTGAGCTCCTCCCAGTTCTGTTGGAGAAAGTTGCAGCCACCCTCCAGGAACTGTATTTAGAGCAATGTGGAATCATGGACTCTCACCTCGAGACCATGCTGCAATCTCTGAGCCGCTGCTCCCAGCTCATGTTCTTTAGCCTGCGTGGAAACCTCCTCTCCATGGCCATCATGGAGAGGCTGCTGCAACACACCTCGGGGATGCCCAGTTTAAGTCAAGAGCT